In Erigeron canadensis isolate Cc75 chromosome 6, C_canadensis_v1, whole genome shotgun sequence, the following are encoded in one genomic region:
- the LOC122604218 gene encoding uncharacterized protein LOC122604218 gives MSLNEFRAQFLDKAQFCPEFLENDQLLKEQFYLKLKKSLREKISLRQMESFSMLEDVARDHEIEMARVDEGELIRKHEDVNSPNKRFKQEGSYGNNSHRRNIPFCRQCKRNHSGACKATDRGCYTCGKLGHTSRECRSKPQKPVYCFKCFEEGHMRNSCPKLTEEERLEERRKEAERKNAQAHENPCGRSFQLTVEQARNTDDVVTCTFLVYNVPMRILFDSGANRSFVATRVIHVIPVPKSYLENTLQVEVGNGMMEFVKDVYKGCEIKIS, from the coding sequence ATGAGCTTGAACGAATTCCGAGCCCAATTCTTGGACAAGGCTCAATTTTGTCCAGAATTTCTAGAGAATGATCAATTGCTCAAAGAGCAATTTTActtgaagttgaaaaagagcCTACGAGAGAAGATTAGCCTACGCCAAATGGAGTCTTTCTCCATGTTGGAGGATGTGGCTAGGGACCACGAGATTGAGATGGCTAGGGTGGATGAAGGCGAGTTAATAAGGAAGCACGAAGATGTGAATTCTCCCAACAAACGGTTCAAACAAGAGGGTAGTTACGGTAACAACTCTCATAGAAGAAACATTCCCTTTTGCCGTCAATGCAAGAGGAATCACTCAGGGGCATGTAAGGCGACAGATAGAGGTTGTTATACTTGTGGGAAGCTGGGGCACACTAGTCGGGAGTGCCGGTCAAAGCCCCAAAAGCCCGTTTATTGTTTCAAATGTTTTGAAGAGGGCCACATGAGAAACTCATGTCCTAAATTGACCGAGGAGGAAAGACTTGAGGAAAGGAGGAAAGAAGCGGAAAGGAAGAATGCTCAAGCTCACGAAAATCCATGTGGAAGATCTTTTCAACTCACGGTGGAACAAGCAAGAAATACGGATGACGTTGTCACATGTACATTTCTTGTATATAATGTGCCTATGCGTATTCTCTTTGATTCGGGGGCAAATAGATCATTTGTTGCCACTAGGGTAATTCATGTTATTCCCGTGCCTAAGTCGTATCTAGAAAATACCTTGCAAGTTGAGGTTGGAAATGGTATGATGGAATTTGTGAAGGATGTTTATAAAGGGTGTGAGATCAAGATTTCTTAG